The following are from one region of the Prionailurus bengalensis isolate Pbe53 chromosome A2, Fcat_Pben_1.1_paternal_pri, whole genome shotgun sequence genome:
- the NIBAN3 gene encoding protein Niban 3 isoform X2, with the protein MGGRPSSPLDKRRQQHLRGQVDTMLRDFLPCYREQLAASVLRQISRELGPQEPAGCQLMRSKKLPRVREHQGPLTQLWGHPPRWQPVFCVLRGDGRLEWFSHREEYENGRHPLSSVALTGYTVLTSQREYLCLLDALCPVSSGEHTQEEPEPLLEMPVNFPLFLQHPFRRHLCFSAATGEARRAWRLALQGGIRLRGTVLQRSQAPAARAFLDALRLYRQRRGHFGEDDVTLGSDAEVLTGVLMRELLPALRAQTLPGLRGASRNRAWAWTELLDAVHAAVLAGASAGLRAFQPEKDELLAALEKTIRPDVDQILQLRARVARRLRVEVEGPLESCLRGRVDTQLSRVTQKLLSTVEAVLSTVQTLLAQGMDRLSRHLRGSPSSTRLRKEVYSFGEMPWDSELMHACYREAERSQKRLGQLVAPFGFFGTRSLVFGAQDLAQQLMADAVATFLQLADQCLTTALDCTQAAQQLEKVRGRVLKKFQSDSSSARRRFIRGWLLCIFLPFVLSQLKSSCKAELPEFEGEVLAVGSPALTIEGIYEDIVRGVLLQRIDGELKKALGVSDMSCALDGCSEAPWDPTGADEETEAQRGTCPRQPGSGAEVQPLCSRPPPGTSTAASRPHLSSFPSDK; encoded by the exons ATGGGTGGGCGGCCCTCGAGTCCCCTGGACAAGCGGCGGCAACAGCACCTGAGAG GCCAGGTGGACACCATGCTGAGGGACTTCCTGCCCTGCTACCGCGAGCAGCTGGCGGCCTCTGTCCTGCGACAGATCTCCCGTGAGCTGGGGCCCCAGGAGCCCGCCGGATGCCAGCTGATGCGCAGTAAA AAGCTTCCCCGAGTCCGTGAGCACCAAGGGCCTCTGACCCAGCTGTGGGGCCACCCGCCTCGGTGGCAGCCGGTCTTCTGTGTCCTGCGGGGGGATGGCCGCCTGGAGTGGTTCAGCCATAGGGAG GAATATGAGAATGGGCGCCATCCCCTCAGCTCCGTGGCCTTGACAGGGTATACTGTCCTGACTTCCCAGCGTGAATATCTCTGCCTGTTGGATGCTCTCTGCCCAGTCTCCTCAG GAGAACATACCCAGGAAGAGCCCGAACCCCTCCTGGAAATGCCCGTGAACTTCCCCCTGTTCCTGCAGCACCCCTTCCGCCGGCACCTCTGTTTCTCCGCGGCCACGGGGGAAGCGCGGCGGGCTTGGAGGCTGGCCCTCCAGGGTGGCATCCGGCTCCGTGGGACAG TCTTGCAGCGCAGTCAGGCCCCCGCAGCCCGTGCCTTCCTGGACGCCTTAAGACTCTATCGGCAGCGCCGAGGCCACTTTGGCGAGGACGACGTGACCCTGGGCTCGGATGCCGAG GTGCTGACCGGGGTGCTGATGCGGGAGCTGCTGCCGGCGCTGCGAGCCCAGACCCTGCCCGGCCTGCGGGGGGCCAGCCGCAACCGTGCCTGGGCCTGGACCGAG CTCCTAGACGCAGTCCACGCTGCCGTCCTGGCCGGGGCCTCCGCCGGGCTCCGCGCCTTCCAGCCGGAAAAGGACGAACTGCTGGCGGCCCTGGAGAAGACCATCCGCCCGGACGTGGACCAGATTCTGCAGCTGCGGGCGCGCGTGGCGCGGAGGCTGCGGG TGGAGGTCGAGGGTCCCCTGGAGTCCTGCCTGCGCGGGAGGGTGGACACACAGCTGTCCCGGGTCACGCAAAAGCTGCTGAGCACCGTGGAAGCCGTGCTCTCAACAGTGCAGACCCTCCTAGCCCAGGGCATGGACCGCCTGTCTCGCCACCTGCGTGGGAGCCCCTCTAGCACCCGCTTGCGCAAGGAG GTTTACTCGTTTGGGGAGATGCCGTGGGACTCAGAGCTGATGCACGCCTGCTACCGTGAGGCTGAGCGAAGCCAGAAGCGCCTGGGGCAGCTGGTGGCGCCATTTGGCTTCTTTGGCACACGAAGCCTGGTATTTGGGGCCCAGGATCTCGCACAGCAG CTTATGGCTGACGCCGTGGCCACCTTCCTACAGCTGGCGGACCAGTGTCTGACCACAGCCCTGGACTGCACCCAGGCTGCCCAGCAGTTGGAGAAAGTCAGGGGGCGTGTGCTGAAG AAGTTCCAGTCGGACAGCAGCTCAGCGCGGAGGAGGTTCATCCGTGGATGGTTGCTTTGTATCTTCTTGCCCTTTGTGTTGAGCCAGCTGAAGAGTAGCTGCAAAGCG GAGCTGCCTGAGTTCGAAGGGGAGGTCCTCGCCGTGGGTAGCCCGGCCCTGACCATCGAGGGTATCTATGAAGACATTGTCCGGGGGGTCCTGCTGCAGAGGATTGATGGAG AACTGAAAAAGGCCCTCGGTGTCAGCGACATGTCCTGCGCTCTGGATGGCTGCTCGGAGGCCCCATGGGACCCGACAGGAGCAG acgaggaaactgaggctcagagagggactTGTCCCAGGCAACCAGGCTCTGGTGCCGAGGTCCAGCCGCTCTGCTCACGGCCTCCTCCAGGAACATCCACAGCGGCGTCTCGACCGCATCTCTCTTCGTTCCCATCGGACAAATAA
- the NIBAN3 gene encoding protein Niban 3 isoform X1: MTQPPPSASRRTYPGRARTPPGNARELPPVPAAPLPPAPLFLRGHGGSAAGLEAGPPGWHPAPWDSLAAQSGPRSPCLPGRLKTLSAAPRPLWRGRRDPGLGCRGADRGADAGAAAGAASPDPARPAGGQPQPCLGLDRGTRGWPHRGIGAGLWGPSSLSPRLSPKLSARLSGSPSLSLSSPIPPHLGSLSRLWPVWGPLGRSGQLLDAVHAAVLAGASAGLRAFQPEKDELLAALEKTIRPDVDQILQLRARVARRLRVEVEGPLESCLRGRVDTQLSRVTQKLLSTVEAVLSTVQTLLAQGMDRLSRHLRGSPSSTRLRKEVYSFGEMPWDSELMHACYREAERSQKRLGQLVAPFGFFGTRSLVFGAQDLAQQLMADAVATFLQLADQCLTTALDCTQAAQQLEKVRGRVLKKFQSDSSSARRRFIRGWLLCIFLPFVLSQLKSSCKAELPEFEGEVLAVGSPALTIEGIYEDIVRGVLLQRIDGELKKALGVSDMSCALDGCSEAPWDPTGADEETEAQRGTCPRQPGSGAEVQPLCSRPPPGTSTAASRPHLSSFPSDK; encoded by the exons ATGACACAGCCTCCTCCGTCTGCTTCCAGGAGAACATACCCAGGAAGAGCCCGAACCCCTCCTGGAAATGCCCGTGAACTTCCCCCTGTTCCTGCAGCACCCCTTCCGCCGGCACCTCTGTTTCTCCGCGGCCACGGGGGAAGCGCGGCGGGCTTGGAGGCTGGCCCTCCAGGGTGGCATCCGGCTCCGTGGGACAG TCTTGCAGCGCAGTCAGGCCCCCGCAGCCCGTGCCTTCCTGGACGCCTTAAGACTCTATCGGCAGCGCCGAGGCCACTTTGGCGAGGACGACGTGACCCTGGGCTCGGATGCCGAG GTGCTGACCGGGGTGCTGATGCGGGAGCTGCTGCCGGCGCTGCGAGCCCAGACCCTGCCCGGCCTGCGGGGGGCCAGCCGCAACCGTGCCTGGGCCTGGACCGAGGTACACGCGGGTGGCCGCACAGGGGGATAGGGGCCGGACTCTGGGGCCCGTCTTCCCTCTCCCCGCGACTGTCCCCTAAACTCTCTGCGCGTCTCTCTggctctccgtctctgtctctctcttcccccatcccGCCCCATCTCGGCTCGCTGTCGCGCCTCTGGCCCGTGTGGGGTCCCCTTGGCCGGTCCGGGCAGCTCCTAGACGCAGTCCACGCTGCCGTCCTGGCCGGGGCCTCCGCCGGGCTCCGCGCCTTCCAGCCGGAAAAGGACGAACTGCTGGCGGCCCTGGAGAAGACCATCCGCCCGGACGTGGACCAGATTCTGCAGCTGCGGGCGCGCGTGGCGCGGAGGCTGCGGG TGGAGGTCGAGGGTCCCCTGGAGTCCTGCCTGCGCGGGAGGGTGGACACACAGCTGTCCCGGGTCACGCAAAAGCTGCTGAGCACCGTGGAAGCCGTGCTCTCAACAGTGCAGACCCTCCTAGCCCAGGGCATGGACCGCCTGTCTCGCCACCTGCGTGGGAGCCCCTCTAGCACCCGCTTGCGCAAGGAG GTTTACTCGTTTGGGGAGATGCCGTGGGACTCAGAGCTGATGCACGCCTGCTACCGTGAGGCTGAGCGAAGCCAGAAGCGCCTGGGGCAGCTGGTGGCGCCATTTGGCTTCTTTGGCACACGAAGCCTGGTATTTGGGGCCCAGGATCTCGCACAGCAG CTTATGGCTGACGCCGTGGCCACCTTCCTACAGCTGGCGGACCAGTGTCTGACCACAGCCCTGGACTGCACCCAGGCTGCCCAGCAGTTGGAGAAAGTCAGGGGGCGTGTGCTGAAG AAGTTCCAGTCGGACAGCAGCTCAGCGCGGAGGAGGTTCATCCGTGGATGGTTGCTTTGTATCTTCTTGCCCTTTGTGTTGAGCCAGCTGAAGAGTAGCTGCAAAGCG GAGCTGCCTGAGTTCGAAGGGGAGGTCCTCGCCGTGGGTAGCCCGGCCCTGACCATCGAGGGTATCTATGAAGACATTGTCCGGGGGGTCCTGCTGCAGAGGATTGATGGAG AACTGAAAAAGGCCCTCGGTGTCAGCGACATGTCCTGCGCTCTGGATGGCTGCTCGGAGGCCCCATGGGACCCGACAGGAGCAG acgaggaaactgaggctcagagagggactTGTCCCAGGCAACCAGGCTCTGGTGCCGAGGTCCAGCCGCTCTGCTCACGGCCTCCTCCAGGAACATCCACAGCGGCGTCTCGACCGCATCTCTCTTCGTTCCCATCGGACAAATAA
- the PGLS gene encoding 6-phosphogluconolactonase, whose product MAAPAPGLISVFSTPQELGASLAQLVAQRAACCLAGARARFALGLSGGSLVSMLARELPAAAAPAGPASLARWTVGFCDERLVPFEHAESTYGLYRTHLLSRLPIPDSQVITINPQLPVEEAAEDYAKKLRQAFQGDAIPVFDLLILGVGPDGHTCSLFPDHPLLQEREKIVAPISDSPKPPPERVTLTLPVLNAARTVIFVATGEGKAAVLKRILEAKEENPLPAALVQPHTGKLCWFLDEAAARLLTVPFEKHSTL is encoded by the exons atGGCCGCGCCGGCCCCGGGCCTCATCTCGGTCTTCTCGACTCCGCAGGAGCTGGGCGCGTCGCTAGCGCAACTGGTGGCGCAGCGGGCGGCGTGCTGCCTGGCGGGGGCCCGCGCCCGCTTCGCGCTCGGCCTGTCGGGCGGCAGCCTCGTCTCGATGCTGGCCCGTGAGctgcccgccgccgccgcccccgccggccccgccAGCCTCGCGCGCTGGACCGTAGGCTTCTGCGACGAGCGCCTCGTGCCCTTCGAGCACGCCGAGAGCACGTACGGTCTCTATCGG ACGCACTTGCTCTCCAGGCTGCCCATTCCCGACAGCCAGGTGATCACCATTAACCCCCAGCTTCCTGTGGAGGAGGCGGCCGAGGACTATGCCAAGAAGCTGAGACAG GCCTTCCAAGGGGACGCCATTCCGGTTTTTGACCTGCTGATTCTCGGAGTGGGTCCTGACGGCCACACCTGCTCACTCTTCCCGGACCACCCCCTCCTGCAG gagcGGGAGAAGATCGTGGCCCCTATCAGCGACTCCCCAAAGCCACCACCAGAGCGTGTGACCCTCACGCTTCCTGTGCTAAATGCAGCCCGAACGGTCATTTTTGTGGCAACCGGAGAAGGCAAGGCAGCTGTTCTGAAG CGCATTTTGGAGGCCAAGGAGGAGaaccccctccccgccgccctgGTCCAGCCCCACACGGGGAAACTTTGCTGGTTCCTGGACGAGGCCGCGGCGCGACTCCTGACTGTGCCCTTTGAGAAGCATTCCACTTTGTAG